A genomic stretch from Verrucomicrobiia bacterium includes:
- a CDS encoding DUF1802 family protein, producing the protein MRIAFKEWAVVVEALGRGRQSLILRKGGIAEGPDGFVVDHREFLLFPTRFHQEAGQVVPEARDLLPPPAGSAAVPPPDRVLIEFFAVVTGWRQLRSLDEALALSGQHVWTPEVIASRFDWGGEASISMIALRIFRLPRRHDLTLLPAYGGCRSWVELTEPLPVEGATPVLSEAIHSRRMAAIGDALGAPWLPAPTRGSPARTP; encoded by the coding sequence GTGCGGATCGCGTTCAAAGAGTGGGCGGTCGTCGTCGAGGCACTTGGACGCGGCCGCCAGTCGCTCATTCTCCGCAAGGGCGGCATCGCCGAGGGGCCGGACGGCTTTGTTGTGGATCATCGCGAGTTCCTCCTCTTTCCCACGCGGTTCCACCAAGAGGCCGGGCAGGTCGTCCCCGAAGCCCGGGACCTCCTGCCGCCACCGGCGGGTTCCGCCGCGGTCCCGCCGCCGGACCGGGTTCTCATCGAGTTTTTCGCCGTGGTGACCGGTTGGCGGCAATTGCGATCGCTGGACGAGGCCCTGGCGCTGTCCGGTCAGCATGTCTGGACCCCGGAGGTCATTGCCAGCCGGTTCGATTGGGGCGGTGAGGCTTCAATTAGCATGATCGCGCTTCGCATATTCCGACTTCCCCGTCGCCATGACCTGACGCTTCTGCCGGCATACGGCGGCTGCCGCTCCTGGGTGGAATTGACCGAGCCGCTACCCGTCGAAGGGGCCACCCCCGTGCTGAGCGAAGCCATCCATTCCCGCCGGATGGCCGCCATCGGAGACGCCCTGGGTGCCCCATGGCTCCCGGCGCCCACAAGAGGTTCGCCGGCACGAACGCCGTGA